One window from the genome of Anopheles coluzzii chromosome X, AcolN3, whole genome shotgun sequence encodes:
- the LOC125906847 gene encoding uncharacterized protein LOC125906847, whose amino-acid sequence MATETKKTQATIVTLRSRAQMRATEEFINGFNEEKANQLAERLSNLEAVWKAYEAAQLKLESYEEDDKLLNELFDARNAFYDRYCSAKGFLTSRKTMAVSDLDVTDTGKGTNLANLRLPKLDLPTFDGNTTDWLSFKDRFVSMIHEAEDMPSVMKLQYLLSVLKGEVSKRFQHVQLTADNYSITWQALLDRYDNKRALKREYFKALHAILPMKGESTEELRRVFDEFTRLTQGMSALKEPIGQWDTPLCNLLFYKLDGRTLLAWEEYTSKDQEDLYTKLQEFLQRRLRILSATVQSTYEVSRSSVGKVAGVKQHKGIVLANEKIIFMKQ is encoded by the exons ATGGCTACAGAAACGAAGAAAACCCAAGCGACGATTGTGACGCTGCGATCCCGAGCCCAGATGCGAGCAACAGAAGAGTTTATTAACGGGTTCAACGAGGAGAAGGCGAATCAACTGGCAGAGAGGTTATCCAATTTGGAAGCAGTTTGGAAGGCGTATGAAGCGGCTCAGTTGAAGCTGGAATCGTACGAGGAAGATGATAAGCTGCTGAACGAATTGTTCGACGCACGGAACGCGTTTTATGACAGGTATTGTTCAGCTAAGGGTTTTTTAACGTCACGTAAAACCATGGCAGTCTCTGATCTGGATGTCACGGATACGGGGAAAGGCACAAATCTGGCTAATTTACGTCTACCTAAGCTGGATCTGCCTACTTTCGATGGTAACACGACGGATTGGCTCAGTTTTAAGGATCGATTTGTGTCCATGATCCATGAGGCAGAGGACATGCCTTCCGTAATGAAGCTGCAGTACTTGTTGTCAGTGCTAAAGGGTGAAGTGTCAAAACGTTTCCAGCATGTGCAGCTTACAGCCGACAATTACAGCATAACATGGCAAGCGCTATTAGATAGGTATGATAACAAACGGGCACTAAAGCGTGAATATTTTAAGGCCCTGCATGCCATTCTGCCGATGAAGGGCGAGTCGACTGAAGAGTTACGCCGGGTTTTCGATGAATTTACTAGGCTGACCCAAGGAATGAGTGCGTTGAAAGAGCCCATAGGACAATGGGATACACCGCTGTGCAATCTGTTGTTCTATAAGTTGGATGGTAGAACCTTATTGGCTTGGGAAGAGTATACTAGTAAGGATCAGGAAGATTTGTATACCAAGTTGCAAGAGTTTTTACAAAGACGGCTGAGAATCCTTAGTGCAACAGTTCAATCGACCTATGAAGTATCAAGATCGAGTGTGGGAAAGGTAGCCGGCGTGAAGCAGCATAAGGGTATT GTATTGGCCAACGAGAAAATCATATTCATGAAGCAGTAG